GCGAAATAACTGGCAATGTAAATAATGAATGTCCAGTTGACTaagaaagagaaaacaaaatacaaacaagcaacaaaacaaacaatcaacaatTACAAATGTGGGACTGAAACCATGCATCACTGTCTCTCTGTTTTAgtgaaaaaacattttttcttGACGACGTCAACTCTAAAAGCTGTACAACCGTATTTATACGTGATCTGCGAGACAATGTTTTAGTCTATGGAGAAATAGAGAAGttttacaaaattatcaaatataatcAAACTTATTGAATCGGATCTCAGTTCATGTGAATTGGAACGGTCTAAATGGAAAGTAGCTTGAATGAGTAATTTGAGTGGAAAGAGGAATTTATTCGATTGTCTATCGTTGACAGCAAGAATAATAAGCACTGATGATACAACATATTATGTGATAAAATAAAGGAGTTTTACAAAATTGTCAGAGATAATCAAGCGCACTTACTTGGAGGTTGATCAAAATGAAGTggtgaaaataatcaataattttgacGTATGTCAAGCAATAATCTGTTGATGGAATGGTggtatttcaatttatttaaagtttTCAATTACTGTCAGTGAATATGGGTTGAAAGCTATTCTCGTTAAGTGTTCGCTGGATTATATGCAGCTCGTGGACAGTTGTGTCCTCAGTTCATAGCCGTCTGGTCTTTAAGGACAGAGAACGAAATAAATCTCTTTCCCTATTCAGAGCACCCAACTCCTCTATTTTACCACAAATTACTATGTGCTTGATAAATAAACTAGAAATACCATCGTACAGCTGCATGAATTGATATCGTCATTGAAACCCATTCATTCTACGTTTTTCGACGAACTAATGGACTCCGTTCTTTTTCTCAGAATTATAACTTCAATTTTCTCTTTTTAGTTTCTTCTCTTAAGCAATCACCTCAATGTCCAAACTGAAGTGGTTATCACTTTGAATGGTACGGAGGAACAAGGTGGAAGTCATAAACCGATCCAATTCAAAATACGTCTGATCATGGTAATGTCATGTCATTTGAGTCAAAGTTATTCTGTTTGAGTTTTCGACAGGTTTGTTTGTGTTGATAATGTGATAAATAAGCAAGTACACGTGCTGGTTTGAATTTCTCAGTATCGCTTTGATCAATCCATGCTTATAGTTGGAACGACCTATACAGATGTATGAAACCAGCTAACGAGGAGAAGATAAACGAACATCTCAGTCTGGTGCGTGACGTATGACATTCAGTTTTCATGCTTTATTATCAACAGTGATGATGCTTCAACTTGTTTTCTTTGTGTAAAGTTTTGCCTGTGTCACCAGCCGTTGTACTAGCTTCAATTCAATAATTTCAACCGTCTTCTATGAATTTACTTTGTCATGAACTAAACTGACCGGAAATTGCTGTGTAGTTATGgggaaaataatgaatattgtaatgTACAGTGTTTTCGATTTGTAAAGTGGTAAGGATATTGATAAGAGATTGAAGTGATTCGGTGTGAGATGTCACAATGTGATCAATGAAATAATCAAACAAATGGTGCTCGTGAAATGTGTGTTACGAGAATTCAATTAAGTCAGTGAAGTTAATAACAAccataatattaatattaaaaataacaacaataataaatattacttttatGTTCATTGGTACTGTACCAGCATCAACGATATTGATTGTAATGCAAAAAATATTGAGGAAACTATCGTTTGGAATCATTGTGCAATAAAAAGGCTGTGTGTTAAGAAGTCTATGTGGATTGAGGAAGCTGAATGTGTCAATTGAAAGTGAGACAGGATAGATACGAATACTATTGGAATTAGAGGATGGGTCGCTCATGATGTTCAGTTGACGTATAATCTCGAAAACAAGAATGTTTAACATCTAGCTCAGTGAGACGAGACCCATTAGTTTTGATAAGGAACCTTGATCAAGTTACAACTTTGTGCAACCTCTTTCGAATAAATGCAGTCGATAAGTGTACCTCAGAAAAGCTTCATCTATCTTCACGGATCTATGCCGACAGACTACAAACACCGAATACTCTCTAAGTCAATCAAAATACCTCTTCAATAATATCACTTGAAATACGAACTTGGAATTTTCGAGACAGACATAACTGGCAGCCTATTTCAATATTCATCTACCAATGCTTTGTTTACGGAGAATTGTGGTGTTATACAACAAAAATGTATGTAACAGAAACGATCTCACTTTATGATATCCAGTATTCAACCTGATAACTCGGAGACTGGTCGAAAAATTTCAGAACTGATTATTGAATGCATACAATTTTAATATGGTGAAAGGAGGTCATCGCATCACTACGCTGGTTAGAGAACGTCGATCAATTCACGGTAAAATTAGCTGCTAGGTTGATCTTCGTGAGGTCATAAGAAGGATTCACGTCTGCGAACTATATTTGCTTTGATTCGACGTCCCAGTTCAATCACAGTTAGTTCCAGTTATTACGGTTTTCAATGAAGAGACTAGTTTTCACTTCAAGTGTTGCATATGCCACTATTATAAACATGTTCATTATCCAATGTATAATGAGTCAGGTAATGTTaagaaatgataaaaaataactCAATTCGGTCGAGGGGCGTTAAAAGGAGTTTCAGAAAGATGGTGTCAGTCAAATTCGATTTCATGAGATAGAAAGCGATCAACATTTTGTGATATGCAAATAGATTACatattttcaaaatgattaGGTTTCTTCTGCAGCGCATTCGATAATTGAGAGATAGACTACGTCAATCAGGTAAGTGTATAAAGATTGTTGATACAGGGTTATTAGTTGAAGAACATTTTCCTAATCAGTAGTGGTTATGATGTTGTTTGAACATTAATGCAAGAATGAAGAATATTGAAGTGTTGTAGAGGAACACTGAAATCCCGTTATGCATAAGTTTGCCATCTAAACACGAAATGCTCAAAATGTTTACTGCCGAATTTTCAACAGCGTTTTGGTGATGAAAGTTATGATCAGTTCAGAATGTgtatttttcaaaatgtgaACGAGTGGTATCTCATCCATTTAAATCACTAGTAATAGTTATTAAGATGAAATGATTTCATGGTTGTGGAACTGAATTCGCTGTGATTGTGTCGAGGTATTTAGCACACACTATGGGGAATGATCTCTTCACTTCTTTTCAGATTCTTACGGATAATAAGCAAATAACTGTTGTTAACATTTTGATGTACAGTATTCTACCTATAGAATCTTCCGTTCAATTTTTCCCGGTTATCAGCTGGTCAGCCAAGAAAATTCCTGGATTCTATTAGAGTGACGTTGTATAACTTCCTTAACGTCGTCATTGAGCAATTGTTTGGTGTATAAAGTACGTTGATCGGGATGTAAACTAGAAGTTGAAGACAATTTGGTGACATAAAATCGTAATAAGTTTCGTAAACACACTGTCTAAACGTGACTGTGTATTGAGTATTGAAATTCGATTTCATGTTTATTCTGTTTGCAGCGAAATTGCATGATCACGTCTGATAACAGATGGCAGTGGAACTCATTCCTATGCTGCCCAATGTTGGTGATGAGATTTATGGAATGTAGCCCCGTTGCAATGGACTGGATCATCGTCAGTGTCTGTAACATCACTTCATCATTCGTCACAATTATTAACAAAATGACTTTGCATAACTACTGGATCAGTGTGAAGTTGTATGGAAAGCTTCTTTTGTGTTGCCACCTATTTAGTGTAGACAAAGAATTACTTTTGTAGAAAATGTTCAATCTAACGGATTTCAGATGAAGAAAACGAGTCATTGTGTTTTTCattaagaaaatcaaagaaacatcaatggaaaataaaacatttcgAATACAAAATGGTCCAACAAATATCTAATTTCTCAGACAAACTATCCTGTCGATCAATGTCATATTGACTCATTGCATTTTAACACCTCACCCACATTAAcgtttatttaatttcattaaccCATTCTACCACTAACAATTTCATCAAAACATTCAAAGCATTTCTATATAATTGTCTGCACAAGATAATCAATGTTTGTTGGTCGGATATCACCAGCAACAGTCTACCGTGTatgagaacaaaccagctttcaactGATGAGGAAATTGGAAAAAGACAATGATGATGAATAAGACATATACTGTGGAGATCATCAAACCGCATTACACACATGCAATAATTCTTAATGTGAAGTGCGACAgtaaagtggaaggccaaagaacacaatgtGTCACAAATTACAAGCAGATGTCAAAAGTATTGACAGTAACTAAAATCAACTGAATAGTTTCATGTCAAACAGTGTTGGCTGGATAATGCATGTAGCAGTCTACTTTGAGTCCAACATTAAAATATTCACATATTGGTGATAAGTACCAAGAACATATTAGTTATCGTCGAAGATATACTGGAGAAAGGAATATTTAACATAGAATAATCCTTGTCTGGATTGATAAAAAAACACTGAAGTAAACGATATCTAACAAGCAAGTTGTTTAGAtgagttttcatgaaaactcCATTACATTATGTAGACTGTAATGGATCCACGAACATCAATGTTCAACAGTTAAACTATGACAATCGTTCGATGCGTCATCATGATATCACATTGAGAAATtaagataataatttattattatgtttgtGATTAATGGCTTCAATCAATATTATGTGTTTGATACAAAGTAGAATTCTCAATACAAGGTGTTCCAACAAGTTTCTTTAACAAACAACAGAAAAAGTGATAGAAACTGATGATCGCATACATAAGGTGAATAGATAAAGTACCTGATATGGAATGAAATGTTTTCACGGAATTTCATCAATCTTATTCAAAATAGACCTGATTATGTCAATGTCATGTTATTTGGATCAAAGTTATTGTATGTGAGTCATCACTTCATTTCTGTATAAGAGTATGTTGTAGTGGATTTGTGAAAtgtagtatttattattattcacaaacattttatggatacataagtgttgtgacgAAACCATTTcaggtttcttcaaaaaaatgcaataatacacaattttcaataatgttagcattatacctGCTATATTCTGTGtcattgagaagaatattgaattgagtttaaagaagaaaataagAGAATAGAAATGAATGGAAACGTGAAATATGCAAATCTTTTAATAAGCGTGTTTATGAAcgcagaacaagaataaacgactatgtttGTGTCGTCaagttagtaacaaaaaataatttattatcgcagtaagatatgacgctagaatataaatgattgtgcagttatagtttgatgtgatgctatgaaagtctcaattaataaatgaaaacgataacgaaatatcaatatgtacaAGTCATATCTGAACAGTGAAGATAAAAtgagtctgagaagttaatttgaATGTTACACAAGTTAttatcttaattacaaacttcgtaatcttaagaagtgaacacctagtgaaaaggttcatccatgataataataataataattgtgtaatgaataccAACCTCAAAAGTAAACCAGCGattgagaaaaataaaaaaaatcttttAGTGCACtcaaatgaatacatttagatttatgtaatagtatacagagcgAAACCGGATATTATTATCAACaattgtgcaataataattaagaatgatgctatgaaggtcacaattgatttcaaaggacaacctggagttaaatatgtttacaaggataagaagagataaaaagaatatctaatgtgtcggggaaccaataatgatattaataacggtaataacgataaacacgaacataagtagacttcatatattaagatgaatggaaataaaataaaatagacgtgagAAGTTTCAAAGGTTTCATTTTGCTTTtcaggcaattaaatggatgatgGACCTTGTTTGTGTAaatatcattattgaatacattgatattcaataggtgacataatccacttttggaaagaaaatcttgaaggagacttctgaaccgggttgtagtttcactgcaacggaggttcactgacagtctgttccacatggttgagtagcgaataagaaaaaaattctGAAGTACGTTTGTGTGgattcttggaatcgctagaatattcttcttCTTGCGTatattgtgggatgatatcataagatatgaaggggtggataccgaagtgtaggaaataccgtttataagccggtagataaagataagatttaatttgatacgtctgaacCAAAGAGGTTTTAAGTTGAGTTGTTAACATttttggtgatagtctttgttatcggaataccccagaacagctttgatgaactttctttgaacacctttaattttaatcagatcattatgtctgcaattactgtaaactaaaataccatattcaagaatgggtaagatacattttctgcataataacaatctcgattcgatattattgaagtttgtCATTATCAATctgatgagctttctagctttggatacttgatatataatgtgttcagaaaagttcagactattgctatatcttaaacccaggtcacgaacagtgttgagaggtttgagtgtatgctTGTGTATAGTCAGATATAAGTTAAGGCAGcggccaatgtgaataaatccacttttgttaACATTAAGTGGCAAATTCCAtaaaacagtccattcgtacaacttgtttttttcctcttggattaccgctgaaatatagttttctttggtgggagaagagaatgaataaagtactttcaggtcatcggcaaaaaggaaaggtttaccatactgaaagagggaacacacgtcattgataaaaaggagaaagagtaatggaccaatcacacttccttgtataaccccgctggttacattcacaggtttagagtagcaagatccaaagcgaacgatttggctacgttcttctaaaaaccatttgagccaagataaaaggggattctgtatgccaaatgaagagagttttacaagaagaagtttgtgtgagacactgtcgaaagccttactaaaatcgaagtaaagaattatcactgactgaccaataTCTCTtatctgggtaatttgatcaaaaatctccaggtgcgatgtgaaacatgagcgtttagtcataaacccgtgttgggatgggctgatcagactagccggaaaaaaatgataaaagctgcttgtggatgattttttccatggttcttgagagcacggatgtcaaattaattggcctatagttaataatatcactaggtgatcctgttttgaatctagagGTGACAAGGGACGTTTTGCATACAGAttgataggtcccatattccatggATAGTTTGAAAAGTATCAAACAAAACAGTGAGAATTatctacttccatatttcacaaatgatgaaggtatcccgtcaggtcaaccatcataagacttttttAGGGCAGCTGCGGCCTGCATGATTTTGGAGGGTATAACATCAATTTTCGATagatgtctggatgtcagcattggaaatgtaacGATAGAgctttcagttccagttttgtagcactgcgagaagtgcttgctgaattgttctcatatagtattcgggtcgttaccaatgcttccgttaactatgaagaatttagtcgtgccaagggaatttgactttacacgggATTTCAAAAGCCGacgtattgataattctgggcttttactatgtatagttttattttctatattcataaaatacttacgtttagatgaagcattccTATCGaataatttaagtatactctgaaatGCATATCCATCATTCTGCTCGTAGTAGCGGCATTTTAAATccctcagctttcttttaaaattatgttggcccctattagcattatgAGCCACACGGCCAATAGCTGAAGCAGTGCAGTCAaggcaatatatcaggttgtggtatagattggaaagcacaatgtcaacattatttgtggtaaaataagtttcctatggtaaacattgaatgagagtTTCAAACCGTTTCCAGGTTTGTTGATTGAAATGTCTGCTTTGGTACATCAATGAAGCTTTAGAAttcaattgtatggcgtttaaagagtgaataatactcaatacaactctatggtcactcttcaaaaactcatgactgatatgcactgagatagagtctatgttgattgtgaacattaaatcaagtaTGTTATTCCCCCTGgtcggttttcggacctgttggACCCATACACAAATTTTAAgtgtttcaactagcttgttatatcgacctggtaccggagtcaagccccatgtaatttttggcagattaaaatcacatccgatgattttaaaagtatgcggttggtgcgaagcaatggaaaatatGTTTGCTAGTAATCTGTCAAGCTTAGTATCCACATGAGGTGGTCTGTATATGCATTCCACCAGTAAATAACTCTGGGATCCACggtttacagtaacccaagaGGAGTCATTTATAGCATCAAGGGATTCATCCTCAAATTCGCACGCTTGAttgtctgaacggacatagataattgtaccgcctGCTAatccataacatctatcggttctaaagaaaacgtagttatctaaattcaaggaatgatcggatatagatgaattgcaccacgtttccgtaataagttcaatggttggatttacaaagaataaaagagttttaagatgaataattttattagacagagagcgggcactgaacgaaagaataagaaactcagagttgtcatagtgaagcaggttagagtataaatcgcaattggtagttccatgaatactcgtAGGATTACCTAAGGTAAGAGTTGTGTTGCGTGGGGAAATAGATTCTACCACTTTGTCATcttgtgaaatatgtttaccgttgTCGGCAGGAAAGCCGGCGGAATTACAAAAAAGTCCTCTCATCGCTATTGGATATAACATCTGATAAAGGCATATTATACACattgggagccggaccaagaaggctatcaggtctatgTGTGCGACCAAATTGCCAATTACActtcagataactatttatacctgaagtatgggtaacgtgtttaagacgtttatttccaaggtttgtggttGATTTTGGTTCCTTCGTAATTTGGGGAGAATCGTGTGctgttaaacatacttgcgaTGGTTTGCAAGGTTCGAATATATGGATGTTAAGTGTGTGGTCAGTTATATAAATGTTATGGTTAGTTTTCTTGTTATCCGTTACACAGTTACTGTAACTAGGTGTTGCACTAACAGAGGTTCGGACTGTGTTGTCCTATTCGTCATCAGCACAACTACTTCGGGTTGAATCTAAGTTAACATTCTTAAGAAGACGGACACCACCTACATCGGGATTACTTTCTTCTAAAGATTCAGAAGAGTTTTTCGGTCGCAGCATACCTGTAAAGCTAGACGTGTTCGTAGAATCGGACTTAATTTTACGACCATTGGGAATGTGATGCATTTGAGAGTTTGACGCTGGTGGTCTGTAGCTAACTCTTTCTGCTTCTCTCTGGCATGGTGTTTTATCCGGAAGAGTTTTATtatccttgaaaatctgttttggtctcaatgaattggaggaagttaaaaattcactggcgtctacagatgagttgaatttgaacaagatCAGTAAGTGCATACCAGGATGACTTCTTTTCAATGTTGTGCATACACATGGTACGTGTGTCATATTGTTGGCTCTAAGCAGACTAGATTTGACATTTTTAAGGGCATATGTATCCCgtatattaaacacaattgcattgctagatcgtcttgttctttcaaatacctctgaTGCAACACAATCTGGGgaaatatttatgtcattcatttgatctggaGTCTCTGTGAGGTTAAAGTTGATGAGATATTTAAGCGGATTGAGAATGTTTATGTCTACTTGCAACTTTTTTATAGCAGCCATATGGTTGCAATTGCTattatcatcactgtttacCAGCAGAGTTTTTAACATGTCTGGTATGGAGACAACTGGTGAAAGC
This genomic stretch from Schistosoma haematobium chromosome 5, whole genome shotgun sequence harbors:
- a CDS encoding hypothetical protein (EggNog:ENOG410WGRW) is translated as MCIICLYQMLYPIAMRGLFCNSAGFPADNGKHISQDDKVVESISPRNTTLTLGNPTSIHGTTNCDLYSNLLHYDNSEFLILSFSARSLSNKIIHLKTLLFFVNPTIELITETWCNSSISDHSLNLDNYVFFRTDRCYGLAGGTIIYVRSDNQACEFEDESLDAINDSSWVTVNRGSQSYLLVECIYRPPHVDTKLDRLLANIFSIASHQPHTFKIIGCDFNLPKITWGLTPVPGRYNKLVETLKICVWVQQVRKPTRGNNILDLMFTINIDSISVHISHEFLKSDHRVVLSIIHSLNAIQLNSKASLMYQSRHFNQQTWKRFETLIQCLP